A region of the Pedococcus aerophilus genome:
CGTCGACGCCGCCCGCTTCGCAGGGGAGGGCGCCGACGCCGTCCTCGTCGGAGAGGCGCTCGTCCGTGGCAGCGCGCCACGGCAGGCGGCCCACGACCTCATCGCGGCGGGAGCCCTCTCATGACCGACCAGACCCCAACGGCGCCCGACCTCATGCCCGGCCTCACGCCGGAACCCGTGGCCCGCGCCGGCCGCTTCGGCGACTTCGGCGGACGCTACGTGCCCGAGGCGCTCATCCCTGCCCTCGAGGAGCTCGACGAGGCCCGTCGCAAGGCGATGGTCGACCCCGAGTTCCTCGGTGAGCTCGAGCGCCTGCACCGCACGTACACAGGTCGCCCGAGCATCATCACGGAGGTGCCCCGGTTCGCCGAGCACGCCGGCGGCGCCCGCATCATCCTCAAGCGCGAGGACCTCAACCACACGGGGTCGCACAAGATCAACAACGTGCTGGCGCAGGCCCTGCTGACCAAGCGGATGGGCAAGACGCGCGTCATCGCGGAGACCGGCGCCGGCCAGCACGGTGTCGCCACTGCCACGGCCGCCGCCCTCATGGGCCTGGACTGCGTCATCTACATGGGCAAGGTCGACACCGAGCGCCAGGCGCTCAACGTCGCCCGCATGCGGATGCTCGGCGCCGAGGTCAAGCCGGTCCCGACCGGCAGCGCCACCCTCAAGGACGCCATCAACGACGCGCTGCGCGACTGGGTCACCAACGTCGGGGACACGCACTACATCCTCGGCACCGTGACGGGTCCGCACCCGTTCCCCGAGATGGTCCGCGACTTCCACCGCATCATCGGGGTCGAGGCCCGGGGCCAGGTGCTCGACACCGCCGGCCGCCTGCCCGACGCCGTGATCGCCTGCGTCGGTGGCGGCTCCAACGCCATGGGCATCTTCCACCGGTTCATCGACGACGCGGACGTCCGGCTCATCGGCGTCGAGGCCGGGGGGGAGGGCGTCGAGGGCGGCCGCCACGCGGCGCGCTTCGCCGCCAGCTCGCCGGGCGTGCTGCACGGCACCTTCAGCTACCTCATGCAGGACGACGACGGCCAGACCCTCGAGTCGCACTCGATCTCCGCGGGACTGGACTACCCGAGCGTCGGCCCCGAGCACGCGCACCTGCGTGACAGCGGGCGGGCCGAGTACCGGTACGCCACCGACGAGCAGGCGATGAAGGCCTTCGAGCTGCTGTGCCGCACCGAGGGGATCATCCCGGCCATCGAGTCCGCGCACGCCCTGGCCGGGGCCATCGAGGTCGGCCGCGAGCTCGGCCCGGACGCCCTGCTGCTCGTCAACCTCTCCGGGCGCGGCGACAAGGACATGCACACGGCCGCGGAGTACTTCGGCCTGATCGACGGCGACGCGACGCCGAGCGGCACGGCTGACGAGCCGCGTGCCGAGGGCGACGGAAGGACCCAGCTGTGAGCACCACCACCGACATCGGCGTCGGCGAGGTCCTGGCGCGCTGCCGCGCCGAGAACCGTGCGGCCCTCGTGGGCTACCTGCCCGTGGGCTTCCCCACGGTCGAGGGCTCGGTCGCGGCCATGGTCGCCATGGTCGAGTCCGGCGTGGACATCGTCGAGGTGGGGATCCCCTACAGCGACCCGCTCATGGACGGCCCCGTCATCGCGTATGCCGCGGACCAGGCCCTCAAGCAGGGGGTGCGGGTCGACGACGCCTTCCTCGCCACGCGTGCCGTCCGGGACGCCGGGGCACCGCCGCTGGTGATGTCCTACTGGAACCTCATCCTGCGCCACGGTCCCACCGCCTTCGCCACGGACCTCGCGCGGGCGGGCGGCGCCGGCATCATCACCCCCGACCTCATCCCCGACGAGGCCGGCGAGTGGATCGCCGCGAGCGACACCAGCGGCCTGGACCGGATCTTCCTCGTGGCGCCGAGCTCCACCGACGAGCGCATCGCGTCGGTGACCTCGCACTGCCGCGGCTTCGTCTACGCCGTGTCGCACATGGGCGTCACGGGGGCACGCACCTCGATGGGTGACGCCGCCTCCGTCATCGTCAGCCGCACCAAGGCCGCCACCGACCTGCCGGTGTGCGTCGGCCTGGGGGTCTCCAACGGCCAGCAGGCGGCCGAGGTCGCGGCCTACGCCGACGGTGTCATCGTCGGCTCGGCCCTGGTCCGCTGCCTCACCGAGGCGGACGACCTCGAGTCGGGTCTCACCGCGCTGCGCTCCCTCGTCGCCGAGCTGGCCGAGGGCGTCCGGAGCGGTCGCTGACGTGACCAGCGAGACCCGGCAGCGCCTCGCCGCAGACCCACGCGTGCGTGACGTGGTCGGCCTGCTGGCCCGGCTGGTCCTGGGCGGTGTCGTGCTCGTCGCCGGGTTGCTCAAGGTCGGCCACCTCGAGACGTCCGCCCGCGCGGTCCGTGCCTACCAGCTGCTCCCGTACGACGTCGCCGGGTACGTCGGCTACGCCCTGCCCGTCCTCGAGGTCGCGGTCGGCCTGCTGCTCGTCCTGGGGTTGTTCACCCGCGGCAGTGCAGTCGTGGGCGGTGTCCTCATGGTCGTGTTCATCATCGGCATCGGGTCCGCGTGGGCCCGGGGCCTGAGCATCGACTGTGGCTGCTTCGGTGACGGGGGAACCATTGCGGCGGCCCAGACGCAGTATCCAGAGGAGATCGCCCGGGACATCGGGTTGTTGCTCTGCGCAGCGTGGCTCGTGCTCCGCCCGCGCACGGCCCTGAGCCTGGAGCGACGTCTCTTCCCGCCCCAGCACCGCACCGAACCGCACGACGAGAGGCCCCAGGCATGACCAGCAGCAGCGCCAGCCGCAAGGCGAAGATCGCGGCGGCGACGCCGAAGTCCCAGCAGCGCAAGGGTGCCAGCCCGGTGGTCGTGGCCACCGTCGTCGTGGTCCTGATCGTGGCCGCGGTGGTCACCGCGGCCATCCTCGGCAGCCAGGACAAGAAGGAGGCCACCACGGCCGGCGGCTCGTCGATCCCCAAGGGCGCCTCGTCGATGAGCGCGGGCATCGTCGTCAACCCCGACGCCCCGGCAGGGGTGCCCACCCTGGACGTCTACGAGGACTTCCAGTGCCCGATCTGCGCCGAGTTCGAGCACCGCTTCGGTGAGGGCATCGAGGCCCTCGCGGAGAAGGGGCAGGTCAAGCTCGTGTTCCACACGCTGAGCTTCCTCGACGACAAGCTCGGCAACGACTCGTCCAACCGCGCCGCCAACGCGGCAGCCTGCGCGGCCGACCAGGGCAAGTTCCTCGAGTACCACTCCGGGACGTTCGGCGCCCAGCCCCTCAGGGAGGGCGCCGGGTACACCGACGCCGCGCTGAAGTCGGTGGCGGAGAAGGCCGGCATCACCGGCGCCGGGCTGACGACGTGGGAGAAGTGCTACAACGACCGCTCGCACAACCAGTACGTCGAGTCCGTGCAGACCCAGTCCGAGAAGGACGGCATCAACGGCACCCCCACCCTGCGGCTCGACGGCAAGGCCCTCGACCTCGCCGGCTTCACCAACGAGTCCCTCGCGGCCGCGGTCAAGGCCGCGACGAAGTGAGCGCAGCGACACTCCTGAGCCTGCCCACATCGGCCGCGGGCCTGTCGGCACAGCTCCCGGCCCAGATCCCGGCGTCGATCCCCAGCCCCACCTCCGGCGTCTGGCACCTCGGGCCGTTCCCGGTCCGGGCCTACGCCCTATGCATCCTCACCGGCATCGTCGCCGCCGTCTGGATCACGGGACGTCGCCTCGTCGACCGCGGCCACGCCGCCGAGAAGTCGATCGACATCGCCGCGTGGGCGGTGCCGTTCGGCATCGTCGGTGGTCGGGTCTACCACGTCATCACCACCCCGCAGCCCTACTTCGGCGAGGGCGGGCACCCGCTCAAGGCGTTCGCCATCTGGGAGGGTGGCCTCGGCATCTGGGGAGCCATCGCCCTCGGTGCGGTCGGCGCGTGGCTCGGAGCCCGCCGGCACGGGGTGTCCTTCCTCGACTACGTCGACGCCGCGGCGCCCGGCGTCGCCGTCGCGCAGGCGCTCGGTCGCTGGGGCAACTGGTTCAACAACGAGCTCTACGGTCGCGAGACCGACGTCCCGTGGGGCCTGACGATCCACCAGTGGGACAACGGCGCCGGCCGTGCCGTCCGTGACGCCGCGGGGGACCCCGTCGTGCTCGGCACCTTCCACCCCACGTTCCTCTACGAGTCGCTCTGGTGCCTGCTGCTCGCCCTCGTCCTGGTCCTGGTCGACCGGCGTCGCGCCCTGCGCAAGGGGCAGCTCTTCGGCCTCTACGTCGTGGGCTACCCGCTGGGCCGCGTCGTCTTCGAGCTGATGCGCAGCGACGAGGCGAACCGCATCTTCGGCGTCCGGGTCAACGTGTGGACGAGCATCCTCGTGTTCGCCCTGGGGCTGTACCTCGTCTGGGCCGGTCGGCGCCGCGAGGTGGCGGTGCCCGCACGCTCAGCATCTCACCATACGGAATAGCGCGGCTCACATGCTAGGACGGGGAGGGTTCTCGGTATTCTCGTCCGAGCCGTGGCCAAGGCCGTCCACGCGCGTGCAATGGTGTGCCTCCTGACCCCCCAGGGGGCTCGCTCCGACGCATCACGACCCCTCAGGACGGTGACCCGAACGTGACTTCTGCGCGCTTCTCCGCCCAGCCCGCCGACACCGGGCTCTACCGCCGCGAGTTCGAGCACGACGCCTGCGGCGTGGCACTCGTGGCCACCATGCGGGGGAGCGCAGGTCACGACATCGTCGACCACGCCCTCACGGCGCTGCGCAACCTCGAGCACCGCGGCGCCACCGGTGCCGACCCGCTCGTGGGCGATGGAGCAGGCATCCTCACTCAGGTCCCCGACGCCTTCTTCCGCGAGGTCGTGGACTTCGACCTCCCCGTGGCCGGCGCGTATGCCGTGGGCACCGCCTTCCTGCCCGCCGACGAGTCCGAACGTGCCGCAGTCGTCGAGCGCATCGAGGCCATCGCCGCCGAGGAGAACCTCACGGTGCTCGGGTGGCGCGACGTGCCGGTCAGCACCGAGCTCGTCGGCCAGGCGGCACGCGACTGCATGCCGTTCTTCCGCCAGCTGTTCGTCAGCGCGTCCTCGGGGCGCATGGTCGGCCTCGGGCTGGACCGGCTCGCCTTCTGCCTGCGCAAGCGCGCCGAGCGCGAGACCGAGGTCTACTTCCCCTCGCTGTCGTGCCGCACCCTCGTCTACAAGGGCATGCTCACCACCGGCCAGCTGGAGCCGTTCTTCCCGGACCTGTCCGACCGTCGCTTCGAGACCCAGCTCGCGCTGGTCCACTCGCGCTTCTCCACCAACACCTTCCCGAGCTGGCCGCTGGCCCACCCCTACCGGCTCATCGCCCACAACGGCGAGATCAACACCGTCAAGGGCAACCGCAACTGGATGCGGGCCCGCGAGAGCCAGCTCGTCTCCGACGTCATCCCCGGCGACCTCGAGCGGCTCTTCCCGATCTGCACCCCGGAGGCGTCGGACTCCGCGTCCTTCGACGAGGCCCTCGAGCTGCTCCACCTCGGTGGCCGGTCGCTGCCCCACGCGGTCCTGATGATGATCCCCGAGGCATGGGAGAACCACACCGAGATGGACCCGGCCCGCCGGGCGTTCTACGAGTTCCACTCGACGTTCATGGAGCCGTGGGACGGCCCCGCCTGCGTCACCTTCACCGACGGCTCACTCATCGGGGCGGTCCTGGACCGCAACGGCCTGCGCCCCGGTCGCTACTCGGTCACCGACGACGGCCTGGTCGTCCTCGCGTCCGAGGCCGGGGTCCTGGACCTCGACCCGACCCGCGTGGTCCGCAAGGGCCGCCTCCAGCCGGGCCGGATGTTCCTCGTGGACACCGAGCACGGACGGATCGTCTCCGACGACGAGATCAAGTCCTCGCTGGCCTCCCAGCACCCGTACGACGAGTGGCTCCACGCCGGACTCATCCACCTCGACGACCTGCCCGAGCGCGAGCACATCGTGCACACCGCCGCCTCGGTGGCCCGCCGCCAGCAGACCTTCGGCTACACCCAGGAGGAGCTCAAGATCCTCCTGGCGCCGATGGCGAAGTCCGGGGGAGAGGCGCTGGGCTCGATGGGCACCGACACCCCCATCGCCGTGCTCTCCGACCGACCGCGCTTGATCTTCGACTACTTCACGCAGCTCTTCGCGCAGGTGACGAACCCGCCGCTCGACGCCATCCGTGAGGAGCTCGTCACCTCCCTCGGGACCGTGATCGGACCGGAGGGCAATGCGCTCGCCGCGACCCCGGCGCACGCCCGCCAGGTGGTGCTGCCGTTCCCCGTCATCGACAACGACCACCTCGCCAAGATCGTCCACGTCAACGCCGACGGCGACCTCCCGGGCTACGCGACGCACGTCGTCCGCGGCCTCTACGACGTCACCGGTGGCGCCGCCGCCATGCAGGCGCGCCTCGAGGAGATCTTCGCCGAGGTGTCCCAGGCCATCGCTGCCGGTGCCCGCTTCGTCGTGCTGTCCGACCGCGACTCCGGCCGCGACCAGGCGCCGATCCCGTCGCTGCTGCTCACCTCTGCGGTGCACCACCACCTCATCCGCGAGAAGACCCGCACCCTGGTCGGGCTCGTGGTCGAGGCCGGCGACGTCCGCGAGGTCCACCACGTCGCCCTGCTCATCGGGTATGGCGCGGCCGCCGTCAACCCCTACCTCGCCATGGAGTCGGTCGAGGACCTCGTCCGCTCCGGCGCGATCGAGGGCGTGACCTCCGAGCAGGCGGTGAAGAACCTCATCAAGGCGCTCGGCAAGGGCGTCCTCAAGGTGATGTCGAAGATGGGCATCTCCACCGTCGCGTCCTACCGCGGTGCCCAGGTCTTCGAGGCCATCGGCCTGTCCCAGGAGCTCGTCGACCGCTACTTCACCGGCACCGTCAGCCAGCTCGGGGGCATCGGGCTCGACGTCGTCGCCGCGGAGACCGCGGCCAGGCACGCCGCGGCATACCCGCCGGACGGCGTGCGCCTCCCGCACCGCAAGCTCAACGTCGGCGGTGAGTACCAGTGGCGCCGTGAGGGCGAGCCGCACCTGTTCGACCCGGACACGGTGTTCCGCCTCCAGCACTCGACGCGCCAGCGCCGCTACGACATCTTCAAGCAGTACACCCAGCGCGTCGACGAGCAGTCCGAGCGGCTGATGACGCTGCGCGGCCTGTTCAACCTCGGCGGGGCCAACCCGCGCCAGCCCATCTCGATCGACGAGGTCGAGCCGGTCAGCGAGATCGTCAAGCGGTTCAACACCGGTGCGATGTCCTACGGGTCGATCAGCCTCGAGGCCCACGAGACGCTGGCCATCGCGATGAACCGCCTCGGCGGTCGGTCCAACACCGGTGAGGGCGGTGAGGACGTCGAACGCCTCATGGACGACGAGCGGCGCTCGGTCATCAAGCAGGTCGCCTCGGGTCGCTTCGGCGTGACGTCGCTCTACCTCACCAAGTCCGGCGACATCCAGATCAAGATGGCCCAGGGTGCCAAGCCCGGCGAGGGCGGCCAGCTGCCCGGCCACAAGGTGTACCCGTGGGTCGCCAAGACCCGGCACTCGACCCCCGGCGTCGGCCTGATCAGCCCGCCGCCGCACCACGACATCTACTCCATCGAGGACCTCGCCCAGCTGATCCACGACCTCAAGAACGCCAACCCCGAGGCCCGGATCCACGTCAAGCTCGTCTCCGAGATCGGTGTCGGCACGGTCGCCGCGGGCGTCTCGAAGGCCCACTCCGACGTCGTGCTCATCTCCGGCCACGACGGTGGCACCGGCGCCTCGCCGCTGACGTCGCTCAAGCACGCCGGTGGACCCTGGGAGATCGGCCTCGCCGAGACCCAGCAGACGCTGGTGCTCAACAACCTGCGCGACCGCATCGTCGTGCAGTGCGACGGCCAGCTGAAGACCGGGCGTGACGTGGTCATCGCCGCGCTGCTCGGTGCGGAGGAGTTCGGGTTCGCCACGGCTCCGCTCGTCGTCAGCGGCTGCGTCATGATGCGCGTCTGCCACCTCGACACCTGTCCGGTCGGCATCGCCACCCAGAACCCCGAGCTGCGCAAGCGGTTCAGCGGCAAGCCCGAGTTCGTCGAGACGTTCTTCGAGTACATCGCCGAGGAGGTGCGCGAGCACCTCGCCGCGCTGGGCTTCCGCTCCATCGAGGAGGCAGTCGGCCAGGTCTCGTCCATCGACGCCACCAGGGCGGTCGACCACTGGAAGGCCGCCGGCCTGGACCTGTCGCCGATCTTCGCCGACGTGCAGAGCCCTGACGGCTCGGCGCGGCGCAACACCACCACGCAGGACCACGGCCTCGAGAAGGCCCTGGACCACCAGCTCATCACCATCGCCCGCGAGGCCATCAACGACGGCACGCCCGTCGCGGCGGAGGTGGCGGTGCGCAACGTCAACCGCACCATCGGCACGCTGCTCGGCCACGAGGTCACCAAGGCCCACCCGGACGGGCTGCCCGACAACACCATCGACCTCACCCTGACCGGCTCGGCCGGCCAGTCGCTCGGCGCCTTCCTGCCGCGCGGGATCACGCTGCGCCTGTACGGCGACGCGAACGACTACGTCGGCAAGGGCCTGTCCGGTGGGCGCGTCGTCGTCCGCCCGGACCGGGCTGCGCCGCTGCAGGCAGAGCAGAACGTCATCGCCGGCAACGTCATCTGCTACGGCGCGACGACCGGTGAGCTGTTCCTGCGCGGCAAGGTCGGCGAGCGGTTCTGCGTGCGCAACTCCGGTGCCAGCGCCGTCGTCGAGGGCGTGGGTGACCACGGCTGCGAGTACATGACCGGGGGCACCGTCCTCGTCCTCGGGCCGACCGGCCGTAACTTCGCCGCCGGCATGTCCGGGGGAGTGGCCTACGTCCTCGACCTCGACCAGAACCGCGTCAACCGTGAGCTCGTCGACCTGTCGCCACTGCGGCCGGACGACGAGACGGTGGTGCGCGAGTTGCTCACCAAGCACGTCGAGTGGACCGAGTCCCCCGTGGCGGCAGGGCTGCTCGAGGACTGGGAGAACGCACGGAGCCGCTTCACGCTCGTGCTGCCCCGCGACTACCAGCGCGTCCTGGACGTGCGGGCAGCCGCGGAGGAAGAAGGTCTGGACATCAACGGCTCCGAGGTCTGGGAGCGGATCATGGAGGCTTCCCGTGGCTGACCCCCAGGGCTTTCTCAAGACGCGCGAGCGCGAGCTCCCGACCCGTCGACCGGTTCCGGTCCGCATCAGGGACTGGAAGGAGGTCTACGAGGAGCAGGAGCTCGGCCAGCTCCAGCGCCAGGCCGGTCGCTGCATGGACTGCGGGATCCCCTTCTGCCACAGCGGTTGTCCGCTCGGCAACCTCATCCCCGAGTGGAACGACCTGGCGTGGAAGGGTGACTGGCGGGAGGCGATCGAGCGCCTGCACGCGACCAACAACTTCCCGGAGTTCACCGGTCGCCTGTGCCCGGCTCCCTGCGAGACCGCCTGCGTGCTCGGCATCAACCAGCCGGCCGTGACGATCAAGCAGATCGAGGTCACGACGATCGACCGTGCCTTCGACGCGGGCTACGTGCAGCCGCAGGCGCCGGAGCGCCTCACCGGCAAGACCGTCGCCGTCATCGGCTCGGGCCCCGCCGGCCTCGCCGCGGCCCAGCAGCTGACCCGCGCCGGCCACACCGTCGCGGTCTACGAGCGTGCCGACAAGCCCGGCGGGCTGCTGCGCTACGGCATCCCCGAGTTCAAGATGGAGAAGTCGGTCCTGGACCGTCGTATCTCCCAGATGGAGGCCGAGGGCACCCGCTTCCGCAGCGGTGTCGCGGTCGGCGAGGACGTCACAGGCAAGCAGCTGCGCGACCGCTACGACGCCGTCGTCCTGGCGATCGGGGCGACCGTGCCCCGCGACCTGCCGGTGCCCGGGCGCGAGCTCGACGGCGTCATGCAGGCCATGGAGTTCCTCCCGCCGGCCAACAAGGTCGCGCTCGGCGAGACCGTCGAGGGCCAGGTCACCGCAGAGGGCAAGGACGTCATCGTGATCGGTGGCGGCGACACCGGTGCCGACTGCATCGGCACCTCGCACCGCCAGGGCGCGAAGTCGGTGACGAGCCTGGAGATCATGCCCCAGCCGGGGGAGGAGCGCGTCGCCGGACAGCCGTGGCCGACCTACCCCATGACGTTCCGCGTCGCCTCCGCGCACGAGGAGGGCGGCGAGCGCGTGTATGCCGTGTCGACCAAGGAGGTCCTCGGCGAGGACGGCAAGGTCACCGGCATCCGTGTCGTCGACGTCCAGCGCGGCGAGAACGGCTTCGACGAGGTCGAGGGCACCGAGCGCGTCCTCCCGGCCCAGCTGGTGCTGCTGGCGATGGGCTTCCTCGGACCGGAGAAGCCCGGTGTCGTCGAGCAGCTCGAGGTCGAGCTCGACGAGCGCTCCAACGTCAAGCGCGACAAGGAGTACATGTCCAGCGTGCCGGGCGTCTTCGTCGCCGGTGACGCCGGCCGCGGCCAGTCGCTGATCGTCTGGGCCATCGCCGAAGGTCGTTCTGCCGCAGCGGGGGTCGACAAGTACCTCAGCGGACAGACCTCCCTGCCGCGACCGATCAACCCGAACGACCGCCCGCTCGTCGTCTGAGCGGCGGCCGTCCGGCACGGCGGCCGCGGCGCCATACGCCGAACACCCGGTGACCACCCGACCACGGGGTTGTTCACCGGGTGTTCGCGTGTCCGCAGGGTGACCGCGGTCACGTTCCCCGGAACGCCGGGCGATAGGGTCGAGCCATGCGTCGCGCCAAGATCGTCTGCACCCTCGGCCCGGCTGTCTCCAGCCCCGAACGCATCCGTGCGCTCGTCGATGCGGGGATGGACGTCGCCCGTCTGAACCTGTCCCACGGCGAGTACGCCGACCACGAGGCCATCTACCGGTCCATCCGCCAGGCCAGCGACGAGACCGGCCACGCGGTCGGAATCCTCGTCGACCTCCAGGGCCCGAAGATCCGCACCGGTCGCTTCTCCGGTGGTCCCGTGCTGCTGCCGACGGGCTCCGAGTTCACCATCACGACGCGCGAGATCGACGGCACGCAGACCGAGGTCGGGACGACCTACAAG
Encoded here:
- the trpB gene encoding tryptophan synthase subunit beta — translated: MPGLTPEPVARAGRFGDFGGRYVPEALIPALEELDEARRKAMVDPEFLGELERLHRTYTGRPSIITEVPRFAEHAGGARIILKREDLNHTGSHKINNVLAQALLTKRMGKTRVIAETGAGQHGVATATAAALMGLDCVIYMGKVDTERQALNVARMRMLGAEVKPVPTGSATLKDAINDALRDWVTNVGDTHYILGTVTGPHPFPEMVRDFHRIIGVEARGQVLDTAGRLPDAVIACVGGGSNAMGIFHRFIDDADVRLIGVEAGGEGVEGGRHAARFAASSPGVLHGTFSYLMQDDDGQTLESHSISAGLDYPSVGPEHAHLRDSGRAEYRYATDEQAMKAFELLCRTEGIIPAIESAHALAGAIEVGRELGPDALLLVNLSGRGDKDMHTAAEYFGLIDGDATPSGTADEPRAEGDGRTQL
- the trpA gene encoding tryptophan synthase subunit alpha, whose protein sequence is MSTTTDIGVGEVLARCRAENRAALVGYLPVGFPTVEGSVAAMVAMVESGVDIVEVGIPYSDPLMDGPVIAYAADQALKQGVRVDDAFLATRAVRDAGAPPLVMSYWNLILRHGPTAFATDLARAGGAGIITPDLIPDEAGEWIAASDTSGLDRIFLVAPSSTDERIASVTSHCRGFVYAVSHMGVTGARTSMGDAASVIVSRTKAATDLPVCVGLGVSNGQQAAEVAAYADGVIVGSALVRCLTEADDLESGLTALRSLVAELAEGVRSGR
- a CDS encoding MauE/DoxX family redox-associated membrane protein, which translates into the protein MTSETRQRLAADPRVRDVVGLLARLVLGGVVLVAGLLKVGHLETSARAVRAYQLLPYDVAGYVGYALPVLEVAVGLLLVLGLFTRGSAVVGGVLMVVFIIGIGSAWARGLSIDCGCFGDGGTIAAAQTQYPEEIARDIGLLLCAAWLVLRPRTALSLERRLFPPQHRTEPHDERPQA
- a CDS encoding DsbA family protein, which encodes MTSSSASRKAKIAAATPKSQQRKGASPVVVATVVVVLIVAAVVTAAILGSQDKKEATTAGGSSIPKGASSMSAGIVVNPDAPAGVPTLDVYEDFQCPICAEFEHRFGEGIEALAEKGQVKLVFHTLSFLDDKLGNDSSNRAANAAACAADQGKFLEYHSGTFGAQPLREGAGYTDAALKSVAEKAGITGAGLTTWEKCYNDRSHNQYVESVQTQSEKDGINGTPTLRLDGKALDLAGFTNESLAAAVKAATK
- the lgt gene encoding prolipoprotein diacylglyceryl transferase, yielding MPASIPSPTSGVWHLGPFPVRAYALCILTGIVAAVWITGRRLVDRGHAAEKSIDIAAWAVPFGIVGGRVYHVITTPQPYFGEGGHPLKAFAIWEGGLGIWGAIALGAVGAWLGARRHGVSFLDYVDAAAPGVAVAQALGRWGNWFNNELYGRETDVPWGLTIHQWDNGAGRAVRDAAGDPVVLGTFHPTFLYESLWCLLLALVLVLVDRRRALRKGQLFGLYVVGYPLGRVVFELMRSDEANRIFGVRVNVWTSILVFALGLYLVWAGRRREVAVPARSASHHTE
- the gltB gene encoding glutamate synthase large subunit translates to MTSARFSAQPADTGLYRREFEHDACGVALVATMRGSAGHDIVDHALTALRNLEHRGATGADPLVGDGAGILTQVPDAFFREVVDFDLPVAGAYAVGTAFLPADESERAAVVERIEAIAAEENLTVLGWRDVPVSTELVGQAARDCMPFFRQLFVSASSGRMVGLGLDRLAFCLRKRAERETEVYFPSLSCRTLVYKGMLTTGQLEPFFPDLSDRRFETQLALVHSRFSTNTFPSWPLAHPYRLIAHNGEINTVKGNRNWMRARESQLVSDVIPGDLERLFPICTPEASDSASFDEALELLHLGGRSLPHAVLMMIPEAWENHTEMDPARRAFYEFHSTFMEPWDGPACVTFTDGSLIGAVLDRNGLRPGRYSVTDDGLVVLASEAGVLDLDPTRVVRKGRLQPGRMFLVDTEHGRIVSDDEIKSSLASQHPYDEWLHAGLIHLDDLPEREHIVHTAASVARRQQTFGYTQEELKILLAPMAKSGGEALGSMGTDTPIAVLSDRPRLIFDYFTQLFAQVTNPPLDAIREELVTSLGTVIGPEGNALAATPAHARQVVLPFPVIDNDHLAKIVHVNADGDLPGYATHVVRGLYDVTGGAAAMQARLEEIFAEVSQAIAAGARFVVLSDRDSGRDQAPIPSLLLTSAVHHHLIREKTRTLVGLVVEAGDVREVHHVALLIGYGAAAVNPYLAMESVEDLVRSGAIEGVTSEQAVKNLIKALGKGVLKVMSKMGISTVASYRGAQVFEAIGLSQELVDRYFTGTVSQLGGIGLDVVAAETAARHAAAYPPDGVRLPHRKLNVGGEYQWRREGEPHLFDPDTVFRLQHSTRQRRYDIFKQYTQRVDEQSERLMTLRGLFNLGGANPRQPISIDEVEPVSEIVKRFNTGAMSYGSISLEAHETLAIAMNRLGGRSNTGEGGEDVERLMDDERRSVIKQVASGRFGVTSLYLTKSGDIQIKMAQGAKPGEGGQLPGHKVYPWVAKTRHSTPGVGLISPPPHHDIYSIEDLAQLIHDLKNANPEARIHVKLVSEIGVGTVAAGVSKAHSDVVLISGHDGGTGASPLTSLKHAGGPWEIGLAETQQTLVLNNLRDRIVVQCDGQLKTGRDVVIAALLGAEEFGFATAPLVVSGCVMMRVCHLDTCPVGIATQNPELRKRFSGKPEFVETFFEYIAEEVREHLAALGFRSIEEAVGQVSSIDATRAVDHWKAAGLDLSPIFADVQSPDGSARRNTTTQDHGLEKALDHQLITIAREAINDGTPVAAEVAVRNVNRTIGTLLGHEVTKAHPDGLPDNTIDLTLTGSAGQSLGAFLPRGITLRLYGDANDYVGKGLSGGRVVVRPDRAAPLQAEQNVIAGNVICYGATTGELFLRGKVGERFCVRNSGASAVVEGVGDHGCEYMTGGTVLVLGPTGRNFAAGMSGGVAYVLDLDQNRVNRELVDLSPLRPDDETVVRELLTKHVEWTESPVAAGLLEDWENARSRFTLVLPRDYQRVLDVRAAAEEEGLDINGSEVWERIMEASRG
- a CDS encoding glutamate synthase subunit beta translates to MADPQGFLKTRERELPTRRPVPVRIRDWKEVYEEQELGQLQRQAGRCMDCGIPFCHSGCPLGNLIPEWNDLAWKGDWREAIERLHATNNFPEFTGRLCPAPCETACVLGINQPAVTIKQIEVTTIDRAFDAGYVQPQAPERLTGKTVAVIGSGPAGLAAAQQLTRAGHTVAVYERADKPGGLLRYGIPEFKMEKSVLDRRISQMEAEGTRFRSGVAVGEDVTGKQLRDRYDAVVLAIGATVPRDLPVPGRELDGVMQAMEFLPPANKVALGETVEGQVTAEGKDVIVIGGGDTGADCIGTSHRQGAKSVTSLEIMPQPGEERVAGQPWPTYPMTFRVASAHEEGGERVYAVSTKEVLGEDGKVTGIRVVDVQRGENGFDEVEGTERVLPAQLVLLAMGFLGPEKPGVVEQLEVELDERSNVKRDKEYMSSVPGVFVAGDAGRGQSLIVWAIAEGRSAAAGVDKYLSGQTSLPRPINPNDRPLVV